In Streptomyces capitiformicae, one genomic interval encodes:
- a CDS encoding MMPL family transporter produces the protein MTEVNRPPGVGGWTRLVTARPRLSLLIALLITALAVVAGSDVADRLGSGGWEDPKAESTYATKALEREFPDSQPNFLLLVDAGSASVDDPEVAAEAKRLAERLAAEKGVTGVGSYWQSGAPTLRAEDGREALIAARLTGDETAVNETLDRIAPEFRGAHGPVDVKIGGIIAVRHEMQAIIQEDLLRAEMIALPVTLVLLVMVFGSAVAALLPLGVGIVAILGTNAILRGLTEVTDVSVFAQNLTTALGLGLAIDYALFIVRRFREELSTGATPLTAVATTLRTAGRTVLFSALTVAVSLAAMMVFPQYFLKSFAYAGIAVVLLAAAAALILLPAALVLLGERVNALDMRRLFRRGKAKTKGEGMAASSAAEEGAVWGRMAALVMRRAPFFAVATTAGLVLLGLPFLGVKFGTADDRQLPSSAESHVVQQHIRDGFPGSPGGGLEVLAEGKATETEYAAYKERIADLPEVLRVDGPLVQGDAAYFTVLPKGEPVDEGAQRLVDDIRATDAPFETSVTGTAAVLVDTKSAIGNGIPWALSFIAIVTLILVFLLTGSVLIPLQAVLLNALSLTAMFGAMVWIFQDGHLSDLLAFTSPGSIETTLPVLMFCVAFGLSMDYGVFLLSRIKEEYDHTGDHAASVRFGLQRTGGLITAAAVILAVVMIAIGTSRVTNTKMLGLGIALAVLMDAMVVRSLLVPAVMRLTGRATWWAPAPFKRFHERFGLTEGEPASTTPLTAEAEQENPEPISSPSRV, from the coding sequence ATGACCGAAGTCAACAGGCCGCCCGGAGTGGGTGGCTGGACCCGCCTGGTGACCGCGCGTCCCCGGCTCTCCCTGCTCATCGCCCTGCTGATCACGGCCCTCGCGGTCGTGGCGGGCAGCGATGTGGCGGATCGCCTGGGCAGCGGCGGCTGGGAGGATCCGAAGGCCGAGTCGACGTACGCGACGAAGGCACTGGAGCGCGAGTTCCCCGACTCCCAGCCGAACTTCCTGCTGCTGGTCGACGCGGGCAGCGCCTCGGTCGACGACCCGGAGGTCGCCGCCGAGGCGAAGCGGCTGGCCGAGCGACTCGCCGCCGAGAAGGGCGTGACCGGCGTCGGTTCCTACTGGCAGTCCGGCGCCCCCACGCTGCGCGCCGAGGACGGCCGGGAGGCGCTGATAGCGGCCCGCCTCACGGGCGACGAGACGGCGGTGAACGAGACCCTGGACCGCATCGCGCCCGAGTTCCGCGGCGCGCACGGCCCGGTGGACGTCAAGATCGGCGGCATCATCGCCGTGCGCCACGAGATGCAGGCGATCATCCAGGAGGATCTGCTGCGGGCCGAGATGATCGCCCTGCCCGTGACCCTCGTCCTGCTGGTCATGGTCTTCGGCAGCGCGGTCGCCGCCCTGCTGCCGCTCGGCGTGGGCATCGTCGCGATCCTCGGCACCAACGCGATCCTGCGCGGCCTCACCGAGGTCACCGACGTCTCGGTCTTCGCCCAGAACCTGACGACGGCCCTGGGCCTGGGCCTCGCCATCGACTACGCCCTCTTCATCGTCCGCCGCTTCCGCGAGGAACTCTCCACGGGCGCCACCCCCTTGACCGCGGTGGCCACAACGCTCCGCACCGCCGGCCGCACGGTCCTCTTCTCCGCCCTCACGGTCGCCGTCTCCCTGGCCGCCATGATGGTCTTCCCGCAGTACTTCCTGAAGTCCTTCGCCTACGCGGGCATCGCGGTGGTCCTGCTGGCCGCGGCAGCGGCCCTGATCCTCCTCCCGGCGGCCCTGGTGCTGCTGGGCGAGCGGGTCAACGCGCTGGACATGCGGCGACTGTTCAGGCGCGGGAAGGCGAAGACGAAGGGCGAGGGCATGGCTGCCTCCTCGGCAGCGGAGGAGGGCGCGGTCTGGGGCCGGATGGCAGCGCTCGTGATGCGCCGCGCCCCGTTCTTCGCGGTCGCCACGACTGCCGGCCTGGTCCTCCTGGGCCTGCCCTTCCTGGGCGTGAAGTTCGGTACGGCCGACGACCGCCAGCTGCCCTCCTCCGCCGAGTCCCACGTGGTGCAGCAGCACATCCGCGACGGATTCCCCGGCAGCCCCGGGGGCGGCCTGGAGGTGCTGGCGGAAGGCAAGGCGACGGAGACGGAGTACGCCGCGTACAAGGAACGGATCGCCGACCTGCCCGAGGTGCTCCGGGTGGACGGTCCGCTGGTGCAGGGCGACGCGGCCTACTTCACGGTGCTGCCGAAGGGCGAGCCGGTGGACGAGGGCGCGCAACGCCTGGTGGACGACATCAGGGCGACGGACGCCCCCTTCGAGACCTCGGTGACGGGCACGGCGGCGGTCCTGGTCGACACGAAGTCCGCGATAGGGAACGGCATCCCCTGGGCCCTGTCCTTCATCGCGATCGTCACCCTGATCCTGGTCTTCCTCCTCACCGGCAGTGTGCTGATCCCCCTCCAGGCGGTCCTGCTCAACGCGCTCAGCCTCACCGCGATGTTCGGCGCGATGGTCTGGATCTTCCAGGACGGCCACCTCTCCGACCTCCTGGCCTTCACCAGCCCGGGCTCCATAGAGACCACCCTCCCGGTCCTGATGTTCTGCGTGGCCTTCGGACTCTCCATGGACTACGGCGTCTTCCTGCTCTCCCGCATCAAGGAGGAGTACGACCACACCGGCGACCACGCCGCCTCCGTCCGCTTCGGCCTCCAGCGCACCGGCGGCCTCATCACGGCCGCCGCCGTCATCCTGGCCGTGGTCATGATCGCCATAGGCACGTCCCGCGTCACCAACACCAAGATGCTCGGCCTGGGCATAGCCCTCGCCGTCCTGATGGACGCAATGGTCGTCCGCAGCCTCCTGGTCCCCGCAGTCATGCGCCTCACAGGCCGAGCCACATGGTGGGCCCCCGCCCCCTTCAAGCGCTTCCACGAACGCTTCGGTCTGACCGAGGGCGAGCCCGCGTCCACGACACCATTGACCGCTGAGGCGGAGCAGGAGAACCCGGAGCCGATATCCAGCCCGTCCCGGGTCTGA
- a CDS encoding zinc-dependent alcohol dehydrogenase family protein, protein MRAVVFEQFGEPAEIRNVPDPTPPAHGVVVRVEATGLCRSDWHGWQGHDPDITLPHVPGHELAGVVETVGARVTAWHPGDRVTVPFICACGTCASCAAGDQQVCERQTQPGFTHWGSFAQYVSLDHADVNLVALPEELSYGTAASLGCRFATAFRAVVAQGRVKAGEWVAVHGCGGVGLSAVMIAAASGARVIAVDVSAQALDLARKFGAAECVDASGVPDTAEAIRDLTAGGAHLSLDALGSPLTCAASVNSLRRRGRHIQVGLLPSETGTTPVPMARAIALELELLGSHGMQAHAYPDMLELVRAGVLRPDLLVTSTIPLATAPAALAAMDTTPGSGVTVIQPWS, encoded by the coding sequence ATGCGCGCGGTGGTGTTCGAGCAGTTCGGCGAGCCGGCCGAGATACGGAACGTGCCGGACCCGACCCCACCGGCCCACGGCGTAGTCGTACGAGTCGAAGCGACCGGCCTCTGCCGCAGCGACTGGCACGGCTGGCAGGGCCACGACCCGGACATCACCCTGCCCCACGTCCCCGGCCATGAACTCGCCGGAGTCGTGGAGACGGTCGGCGCCCGGGTGACCGCCTGGCACCCCGGCGACCGCGTCACCGTCCCCTTCATCTGCGCCTGCGGAACCTGCGCGTCCTGCGCCGCAGGCGACCAACAGGTGTGCGAGCGGCAGACCCAACCGGGCTTCACCCACTGGGGCTCGTTCGCCCAGTACGTGTCACTGGACCACGCCGACGTGAACCTCGTGGCCCTGCCCGAGGAACTGTCGTACGGCACGGCGGCCTCCCTGGGCTGCCGCTTCGCCACGGCGTTCCGCGCGGTCGTGGCACAGGGCCGCGTCAAGGCGGGCGAATGGGTCGCGGTGCACGGGTGCGGTGGCGTGGGCCTGTCGGCGGTGATGATCGCGGCGGCCTCCGGCGCCCGTGTGATCGCCGTGGACGTCTCCGCCCAGGCCCTGGACCTGGCGAGGAAGTTCGGCGCGGCGGAGTGCGTGGATGCCTCCGGCGTACCGGACACGGCCGAGGCGATACGCGACCTCACCGCCGGCGGCGCCCATCTCTCCCTGGACGCCTTGGGCTCCCCGCTCACCTGCGCGGCCTCGGTCAACAGCCTCCGCCGCCGAGGCCGCCACATCCAGGTCGGCCTGCTCCCCTCCGAGACCGGCACCACCCCGGTCCCCATGGCCCGAGCGATCGCCCTGGAACTCGAACTCCTGGGCAGCCACGGCATGCAGGCCCACGCCTATCCGGACATGCTGGAACTGGTCCGCGCGGGCGTCCTGCGCCCCGACCTCCTGGTGACCTCGACGATCCCGCTGGCCACGGCCCCGGCCGCCCTCGCGGCGATGGACACGACACCCGGCAGCGGAGTGACGGTCATCCAGCCGTGGAGCTGA
- a CDS encoding helix-turn-helix transcriptional regulator encodes MTDRCLWSYKDIAAHIRVQPDTVRSYRKHGLLPPPDHVECGKPYWYADTVRAWVASRPGNRGRKVD; translated from the coding sequence ATGACCGACCGATGCCTCTGGTCGTACAAGGACATCGCGGCGCACATCCGTGTGCAGCCCGACACCGTCCGCTCGTACCGCAAACACGGGCTGCTGCCGCCGCCCGACCATGTGGAGTGCGGCAAGCCCTACTGGTACGCCGACACGGTCCGCGCCTGGGTCGCCTCCAGACCGGGAAACCGGGGGCGCAAGGTCGACTGA
- a CDS encoding sugar phosphate isomerase/epimerase family protein, producing the protein MTSLSPQSQVSGVSRIRIGSAPDSWGVWFPDDPQQVPWQRFLDEVAASGYEWIELGPYGYLPTDPAVLTEETAKRGLKVSAGTVFTGLHHGPDVWEKTWAHVADNAVLAQAMGAKHLVVIPSFWRDDKTGKVLEPSELTAEQWRHLTQLTERLGREVRERYGLQIVVHPHADTHIDSEENVVRFLDGTDSSVVSLCLDTGHYAYCGGDSVKLIETYGERIGYLHLKQVDPEILAEVRANGIPFGPAVAKGVMCEPPAGVPALEPVLAAAAKLDVDLFAIVEQDMYPCAPDKPLPIAQRTRAFLRSCGA; encoded by the coding sequence ATGACGTCGTTGTCACCTCAGTCCCAAGTTTCCGGTGTCTCACGCATCCGCATCGGCTCGGCGCCCGACTCCTGGGGCGTATGGTTCCCCGACGACCCTCAGCAGGTCCCCTGGCAGCGCTTCCTCGACGAGGTCGCTGCGTCCGGCTACGAGTGGATCGAGCTGGGCCCGTACGGCTATCTGCCGACCGACCCGGCCGTCCTCACCGAGGAGACCGCCAAACGTGGCCTGAAAGTGTCGGCCGGCACGGTCTTCACCGGGCTGCACCACGGCCCCGACGTCTGGGAGAAGACCTGGGCGCACGTGGCCGACAACGCGGTCCTCGCGCAGGCGATGGGCGCCAAGCACCTCGTCGTCATCCCGTCCTTCTGGCGGGACGACAAGACGGGCAAGGTACTGGAGCCGAGCGAGCTGACCGCCGAGCAGTGGCGGCACCTCACCCAGCTCACCGAGCGGCTCGGCCGGGAGGTGCGTGAGCGGTACGGGCTGCAGATCGTCGTCCACCCGCACGCGGACACCCACATCGACAGCGAGGAGAACGTCGTCCGGTTCCTCGACGGCACGGACTCGTCGGTCGTCTCGCTCTGCCTCGACACCGGGCACTACGCCTACTGCGGCGGCGACAGCGTCAAGCTGATCGAGACGTACGGGGAGCGCATCGGGTATCTGCACCTCAAGCAGGTCGATCCCGAGATCCTCGCCGAGGTCCGCGCGAACGGGATTCCGTTCGGGCCGGCTGTGGCGAAGGGTGTGATGTGTGAGCCGCCGGCGGGTGTGCCGGCGCTCGAGCCGGTGCTGGCCGCTGCGGCGAAGCTGGATGTGGATCTGTTCGCGATCGTCGAGCAGGACATGTATCCGTGTGCGCCGGACAAGCCGTTGCCCATTGCTCAGCGGACTCGGGCGTTCTTGCGCTCCTGTGGGGCGTGA
- the iolC gene encoding 5-dehydro-2-deoxygluconokinase: MAYDLITMGRIGVDLYPLQTGVPLSQVTTFGKFLGGSASNVAVAAARLGRSTAVITRTGEDPFGEYLHQALRDFGVDDRWVTPVPGLPTPVTFCEVFPPDDFPLYFYRRPKAPDLEIDAHELDLDAIRDTRILWVTGTGLSEEPSRTATLAALAHRAKAGTTVFDLDWRPNLWNDTAGTDPAEARPFYEEALRHTTVAVGNLDEVEVATGVREPQAAARALLDAGVELAVVKQGPKGVLAVNSKGESAEVPPLPVNVLNGLGAGDAFGGSLCHGLLAGWDLERIMRHANAAGAIVASRLECSSAMPTTEEIEAAVKAGAVL; the protein is encoded by the coding sequence ATGGCGTACGACCTGATCACCATGGGGCGGATCGGTGTGGACCTCTACCCGTTGCAGACGGGGGTCCCGCTGTCGCAGGTGACGACCTTCGGGAAGTTCCTCGGCGGTTCGGCGAGCAATGTCGCGGTGGCCGCCGCCCGCCTCGGCCGCAGCACCGCGGTCATCACCCGCACGGGCGAGGACCCCTTCGGGGAGTACCTCCACCAGGCCCTGCGCGACTTCGGCGTGGACGACCGGTGGGTGACCCCGGTGCCGGGCCTGCCGACGCCGGTCACGTTCTGCGAGGTCTTCCCGCCGGACGACTTCCCGCTCTACTTCTACCGCCGCCCCAAGGCCCCGGACCTCGAGATCGACGCCCACGAGCTCGACCTCGACGCCATCCGCGACACCCGCATCCTCTGGGTGACCGGCACCGGCCTGAGCGAGGAGCCCAGCCGTACGGCGACGCTGGCGGCCCTGGCCCACCGGGCCAAGGCCGGCACGACGGTCTTCGACCTCGACTGGCGTCCCAATCTTTGGAATGACACAGCCGGGACCGACCCGGCCGAGGCCCGCCCCTTCTACGAGGAGGCCCTCCGCCACACGACGGTCGCCGTCGGCAACCTGGACGAGGTCGAGGTCGCCACCGGCGTACGCGAGCCGCAGGCGGCCGCCCGCGCGCTCCTCGACGCCGGGGTCGAGCTCGCGGTCGTCAAGCAGGGCCCCAAGGGTGTCCTCGCGGTCAACAGCAAGGGCGAGTCCGCCGAGGTCCCGCCCCTCCCCGTCAACGTCCTCAACGGCCTCGGCGCCGGTGACGCCTTCGGCGGCTCCCTCTGCCACGGCCTGCTGGCCGGCTGGGACCTGGAGCGGATCATGCGCCACGCCAACGCCGCCGGAGCGATCGTCGCCTCCCGCCTGGAGTGCTCGTCCGCGATGCCCACGACCGAGGAGATCGAGGCCGCGGTCAAGGCGGGGGCAGTCCTGTGA
- a CDS encoding Cgl0159 family (beta/alpha)8-fold protein, translating into MDISALARTRAQHPEAIAEAAARRTRRPLIGHSGRLMIVAADHPARGALSVGDRRLAMANRADLLERLCLALSRPGVDGVLATADILDDLLLLGALDNKVVMGSMNRGGLAGASFELDDRFTGHRPQDLERLGFDAGKLLLRIDYEDPGSLDTLESTAHAVDAMAERRLPVFVEPFISRRDPATGKVRNDLSADAVTRSIAIAAGLGGSSAYTWLKVPVTENPDDMARVMETSTLPTVLLGGDVGEDQEGAYEKWRGALQLPTVQGLVVGRSLLYPADDDVTAAVDTAVGLL; encoded by the coding sequence ATCGACATCTCCGCCCTCGCCCGTACCCGCGCCCAGCACCCCGAGGCAATCGCCGAAGCCGCGGCCCGCCGTACCCGCCGCCCCCTGATCGGTCACTCCGGCCGGCTGATGATCGTGGCAGCCGACCACCCGGCCCGCGGCGCCCTCTCCGTCGGCGACCGCAGGCTCGCCATGGCGAACCGGGCCGACCTGCTCGAACGGCTGTGCCTGGCGCTGTCCCGCCCCGGCGTCGACGGCGTCCTCGCGACCGCCGACATCCTCGACGACCTGCTTCTCCTCGGCGCCCTCGACAACAAGGTCGTCATGGGCTCGATGAACCGCGGCGGTCTCGCGGGCGCCTCCTTCGAACTGGACGACCGTTTCACCGGCCACCGCCCGCAGGACCTCGAGCGCCTCGGCTTCGACGCGGGCAAGCTGCTCCTGCGCATCGACTACGAAGACCCGGGCTCCCTCGACACCCTGGAGTCCACCGCGCACGCCGTCGACGCGATGGCCGAGCGCCGACTGCCCGTGTTCGTCGAGCCGTTCATCAGCCGCCGCGACCCCGCCACCGGCAAGGTCCGCAACGACCTGAGCGCCGACGCCGTCACCAGGTCGATCGCCATAGCCGCCGGGCTCGGCGGCAGTTCGGCGTACACCTGGCTGAAGGTGCCCGTCACCGAGAACCCCGACGACATGGCCCGCGTCATGGAGACCTCGACCCTGCCCACCGTCCTGCTCGGCGGCGATGTCGGCGAGGACCAGGAGGGCGCGTACGAGAAATGGCGGGGCGCGCTGCAACTCCCCACCGTCCAGGGCCTGGTGGTCGGCCGTTCGCTGCTCTACCCGGCGGACGACGATGTGACCGCCGCCGTGGACACCGCCGTAGGACTGTTGTGA
- the iolB gene encoding 5-deoxy-glucuronate isomerase has product MTQKTELYVPKGATAGTEYAVDIDPKRAGWTHSSLRIVELRPGGTHTFTAGDSEWIVLSLNGACTVQVADGTETAEFEILGRESVFAGVSDFVYAPRDSRVQIASGAGGRFALAGAKCERRLPARYGPAPEVPVEDRGSGTCARQVRNFASADAFECDKLITVEVITPGGNWSSYPPHKHDENRPGEETELEEIYYFEIDGPNGFGYQRVFPSREGGSDVLAEVRSGDAVLVPDGWHGPSIAQPGHSMYYLNVMAGPGSERQWRICFHPDHTEGYR; this is encoded by the coding sequence ATGACACAGAAGACCGAGCTTTACGTCCCCAAGGGGGCGACGGCGGGCACGGAATACGCCGTCGACATCGACCCGAAGCGGGCGGGCTGGACCCACAGCAGCCTGCGCATCGTCGAACTCCGACCGGGCGGCACCCACACCTTCACCGCCGGTGACAGTGAGTGGATCGTGCTGTCCCTGAACGGTGCCTGCACTGTTCAGGTGGCCGACGGCACCGAGACAGCCGAGTTTGAAATCCTGGGCCGGGAGAGCGTGTTCGCCGGAGTCTCCGACTTCGTCTACGCGCCACGCGACTCCAGGGTACAGATCGCCTCCGGCGCGGGAGGCCGCTTCGCTTTGGCAGGAGCGAAGTGCGAGCGACGACTCCCCGCTCGTTACGGCCCCGCGCCGGAGGTCCCCGTCGAGGACCGGGGCAGCGGCACCTGCGCCCGCCAGGTGCGCAACTTCGCCTCCGCCGACGCCTTCGAGTGCGACAAGCTCATCACCGTCGAGGTCATCACCCCCGGTGGCAACTGGTCCTCGTACCCGCCGCACAAGCACGACGAGAACCGGCCGGGGGAGGAGACCGAACTCGAGGAGATCTACTACTTCGAGATCGACGGCCCGAACGGCTTCGGCTACCAGCGCGTGTTCCCCTCCCGCGAGGGCGGATCCGACGTGCTCGCCGAGGTCCGTTCCGGTGACGCCGTACTGGTTCCCGACGGCTGGCACGGGCCGTCCATCGCGCAGCCCGGCCACAGCATGTACTACCTGAACGTCATGGCAGGCCCGGGCTCCGAGCGCCAGTGGCGGATCTGCTTCCACCCTGACCACACGGAGGGTTACCGATGA
- the iolD gene encoding 3D-(3,5/4)-trihydroxycyclohexane-1,2-dione acylhydrolase (decyclizing) — MSTGTTTRLTVGQALVRFLAAQYTERDGERQRLIGATWGIFGHGNVAGLGQALIEYADDMPYYQGRNEQSMVHAAVGYARQSNRLSTHAVTTSIGPGATNLVTGAALATINHLPVLLLPGDIFATRPADPVLQQLEVPYAGDISVNDCLRPVSKYFDRITRPEALIPAALQAMRVLADPVETGAVTLALPQDVQAEAYDWPEEFFAERTWNVRRPAADGSELSAAVGTIREARRPLIVAGGGVHHARAEEALAELADATGIPVASTQAGKGSLRYDHPQDVGAIGHTGTATANELARTADLVIGVGTRYTDFTTASGTLFAADGVRFLNLNIAPYDGHKLSGLPLIADARVGLEELTQALELHGHRVADGYVAEYSEDKQRWEHRVDACYEADEPDTRPTQAQVLGLLDELVDENDILINAAGSLPGDLHKLWRARSRDQYHLEYGYSCMGYEIPAAIGVRMAAPGRPVWALVGDGTYLMMPTEIVTAVQENVPIKVLIIQNHGYASIGGLSQETGAERFGTAYRFRSEDGTFTGAPLPVDLAANAASLGMRVLRARTVRDLRAALAEARAADTPTCVYVETETTDRVSGPPPAQAWWDVPVAETATRPSAVKAREEYDRHVSARRRHL; from the coding sequence ATGAGCACCGGGACCACGACGAGACTGACGGTCGGGCAGGCGCTCGTACGCTTCCTCGCCGCCCAGTACACCGAACGCGACGGTGAGCGACAGCGGCTGATCGGCGCCACCTGGGGCATCTTCGGCCACGGCAACGTCGCGGGGCTCGGTCAGGCGCTGATCGAGTACGCCGACGACATGCCGTATTACCAGGGCCGCAACGAACAGTCGATGGTGCACGCGGCCGTCGGCTACGCTCGGCAGTCGAACCGCCTTTCCACGCACGCCGTGACGACGTCCATCGGCCCCGGCGCCACCAACCTCGTCACCGGCGCCGCCCTCGCCACCATCAACCACCTCCCGGTCCTGCTCCTCCCCGGCGACATCTTCGCCACCCGCCCCGCGGACCCGGTGCTCCAGCAGCTCGAAGTCCCGTACGCGGGCGACATCAGCGTCAACGACTGCCTGCGCCCGGTGTCGAAGTACTTCGACCGGATCACCCGCCCCGAGGCCCTGATCCCGGCCGCGCTCCAGGCGATGCGGGTGCTCGCCGACCCGGTCGAGACGGGCGCCGTCACGCTTGCCCTCCCGCAGGATGTGCAGGCGGAGGCGTACGACTGGCCGGAGGAGTTCTTCGCCGAGCGGACCTGGAACGTACGCCGTCCCGCGGCCGACGGTTCCGAACTGTCCGCCGCCGTAGGGACGATCCGCGAAGCCAGGCGCCCCCTGATCGTCGCCGGCGGCGGTGTCCACCACGCCCGCGCGGAGGAGGCACTCGCCGAACTCGCCGACGCCACCGGCATTCCCGTGGCGTCCACGCAGGCCGGCAAGGGCTCCCTCCGGTACGACCACCCGCAGGACGTCGGCGCCATCGGCCACACCGGCACCGCGACCGCCAACGAACTCGCCCGCACCGCCGACCTGGTGATCGGTGTGGGCACCCGGTACACGGACTTCACGACCGCCTCCGGCACCCTCTTCGCCGCCGACGGCGTCCGCTTCCTCAACCTCAACATCGCGCCGTACGACGGTCACAAGCTCTCCGGGCTGCCACTGATCGCCGACGCGCGCGTCGGCTTGGAGGAGCTGACCCAGGCGCTCGAACTGCACGGGCACCGGGTCGCGGACGGTTATGTCGCCGAGTACTCCGAGGACAAGCAGCGCTGGGAACACCGCGTCGACGCCTGCTACGAGGCCGACGAGCCGGACACCCGGCCCACCCAGGCCCAGGTCCTCGGGCTCCTCGACGAGCTCGTCGACGAGAACGACATCCTCATCAACGCGGCCGGGTCCCTCCCCGGTGACCTGCACAAACTGTGGCGGGCGCGGTCGCGCGACCAGTACCACCTGGAGTACGGCTACTCCTGCATGGGGTACGAGATCCCGGCCGCGATCGGCGTCCGGATGGCGGCCCCCGGGCGGCCGGTCTGGGCGCTGGTCGGCGACGGCACGTATCTGATGATGCCGACTGAGATCGTCACGGCCGTGCAGGAGAACGTCCCGATCAAGGTGCTGATCATCCAGAACCACGGGTACGCCTCCATCGGCGGCCTGTCCCAGGAGACCGGCGCCGAGCGGTTCGGCACGGCCTACCGGTTCCGCTCCGAGGACGGCACGTTCACAGGCGCCCCGCTGCCCGTGGACCTCGCCGCCAACGCGGCCAGTCTCGGCATGCGCGTCCTGCGCGCCAGGACCGTTCGCGACCTGCGGGCGGCTCTCGCCGAGGCGCGGGCCGCCGACACTCCCACATGTGTCTACGTGGAGACCGAAACGACAGACAGAGTGTCGGGCCCGCCTCCCGCGCAGGCCTGGTGGGATGTTCCTGTGGCCGAGACCGCGACCCGCCCGTCGGCGGTCAAGGCCCGCGAGGAGTACGACCGGCACGTCTCTGCCCGACGCCGCCATCTGTAA
- the mmsA gene encoding CoA-acylating methylmalonate-semialdehyde dehydrogenase: MTKIVNHWIGGKTVEGASGTFGPVTDPATGAVTTKVAFATVDEVDAAVATAKEAYATWGQSSLAQRTSILFKFRALLDANRDAIAELITAEHGKVHSDALGEVARGLEIVDLACGITVQLKGELSTQVASRVDVSSIRQPLGVVAGITPFNFPAMVPMWMFPMAIACGNTFVLKPSEKDPSASIKIAELLSEAGLPDGVFNVVHGDKVAVDRLLEHPDVKAVSFVGSTPIARYIHTTASANGKRVQALGGAKNHMLVLPDADLDAAADAAVSAAYGSAGERCMAISAVVAVGAIGDELVDKIRERAEKIKIGPGNDPTSEMGPLITAVHRDKVASYVEGAAAEGCEVVLDGTGYTVDGFEDGHWIGISLLDKVPTSAKAYQDEIFGPVLCVLRVDTYEEGMTLINNSPFGNGTAIFTRDGGAARRFQLEVEAGMVGVNVPIPVPVGYHSFGGWKDSLFGDHHIYGNDGTHFYTRGKVVTTRWPDPSEAPAGVDLGFPRNH; the protein is encoded by the coding sequence ATGACGAAGATCGTCAACCACTGGATCGGCGGCAAGACCGTCGAAGGCGCGTCGGGTACGTTCGGGCCGGTCACGGACCCGGCGACCGGCGCGGTCACCACGAAGGTCGCGTTCGCGACGGTCGACGAGGTGGACGCGGCCGTGGCGACCGCCAAGGAGGCGTACGCGACCTGGGGCCAGTCCTCGCTGGCCCAGCGCACGTCCATCCTCTTCAAGTTCCGCGCGCTGCTCGACGCCAACCGTGACGCGATCGCCGAGCTGATCACCGCCGAGCACGGCAAGGTGCACAGCGACGCGCTCGGCGAGGTCGCGCGCGGCCTGGAGATCGTCGACCTGGCCTGCGGCATCACCGTCCAGCTGAAGGGCGAGCTGTCCACGCAGGTCGCCAGCCGCGTGGACGTCTCCTCGATCCGCCAGCCCCTCGGCGTCGTCGCGGGCATCACGCCGTTCAACTTCCCGGCGATGGTCCCGATGTGGATGTTCCCGATGGCCATCGCGTGCGGCAACACGTTCGTGCTGAAGCCGTCCGAGAAGGACCCGTCGGCGTCGATCAAGATCGCGGAACTGCTGTCCGAGGCGGGCCTCCCGGACGGCGTCTTCAACGTCGTCCACGGCGACAAGGTGGCGGTGGACCGCCTCCTGGAGCACCCGGACGTCAAGGCGGTGTCGTTCGTAGGCTCGACCCCGATCGCCCGCTACATCCACACCACGGCCTCCGCGAACGGCAAGCGCGTACAGGCCCTGGGCGGCGCCAAGAACCACATGCTGGTCCTCCCGGACGCCGACCTCGACGCGGCGGCGGATGCGGCGGTGAGCGCGGCCTACGGCTCGGCGGGCGAACGCTGCATGGCGATCTCGGCGGTGGTAGCGGTCGGCGCGATCGGCGACGAGCTGGTCGACAAGATCCGCGAACGCGCCGAGAAGATCAAGATCGGCCCCGGCAACGACCCGACGTCGGAGATGGGCCCGCTGATCACGGCGGTCCACCGCGACAAGGTGGCGTCCTACGTCGAGGGCGCTGCGGCCGAGGGCTGCGAGGTCGTCCTCGACGGCACCGGCTACACGGTCGACGGCTTCGAGGACGGCCACTGGATCGGCATCTCGCTCCTCGACAAGGTGCCCACGTCCGCCAAGGCCTACCAGGACGAGATCTTCGGCCCGGTCCTGTGTGTCCTCCGCGTCGACACGTACGAGGAGGGCATGACGCTGATCAACAACTCGCCCTTCGGCAACGGCACCGCGATCTTCACCCGTGACGGCGGCGCCGCCCGCCGCTTCCAGCTGGAGGTCGAGGCCGGCATGGTCGGCGTCAACGTCCCGATCCCGGTCCCCGTCGGCTACCACAGCTTCGGCGGCTGGAAGGACTCGCTCTTCGGCGACCACCACATCTACGGCAACGACGGCACGCACTTCTACACCCGCGGCAAGGTCGTCACCACCCGCTGGCCGGACCCGTCCGAGGCCCCGGCAGGCGTCGACCTGGGCTTCCCGCGCAACCACTGA